A genomic segment from Papilio machaon chromosome 20, ilPapMach1.1, whole genome shotgun sequence encodes:
- the LOC106718009 gene encoding mitochondrial inner membrane protein OXA1L — protein MFKLLNRHARRSGILYLRYEKFEVKRAKIFYCYSSAGSVRFASNGSDAGKTVPLIDNIPEPPPVPDASSIGEITEAVQTLAANGEPSFASLGLGGWGPVGIVQNCFEYLHVTLDVPWWGAILIGTVVVRAIMFPLVIMSQRNSAIMNNNLPEIQHLQVKMTQARQTGNQLEAAQYAQEMMAFMKERGLNPLKNVLVPLAQAPLFISFFVGLRGMANCPVESMMHGGLWWFTDLTVPDQFFLLPIITSATLWATIELGVDGGRLDAQNMQVMRYVLRAIPLVMLPFTINFPGAILVYWCSTNFISLLQVGFLKVPAVRDYFKIPRLIKHTPDNLPIKKKGFIEGAKDSWTNMKISRDLADRQRIDEMIFTKAGKGPLQKTYKYDPTKLSNIQTKSK, from the coding sequence atgtttaaattgctTAACCGCCATGCAAGACGAAGCGGCATTTTATATTTGCGTTATGAGAAATTTGAGGTTAAACGAGCGAAAATCTTTTATTGCTACTCATCAGCTGGTTCTGTGAGGTTTGCATCTAATGGTAGTGATGCAGGAAAAACAGTACCTTTAATTGATAACATACCTGAACCACCTCCTGTGCCAGATGCCTCGTCTATTGGTGAAATAACTGAAGCAGTTCAAACTTTAGCCGCAAACGGTGAGCCGTCATTTGCCAGCTTAGGTCTAGGTGGTTGGGGGCCAGTGGGAATAGTACAGAATTGTTTTGAATACCTACACGTAACATTAGATGTGCCATGGTGGGGTGCAATTCTCATTGGTACAGTAGTGGTAAGAGCAATTATGTTCCCCCTAGTTATAATGTCACAACGGAACAGTGCAATAATGAACAACAATTTGCCAGAAATACAGCATCTCCAAGTTAAAATGACACAAGCCCGACAAACTGGCAATCAGTTGGAAGCTGCACAGTATGCTCAAGAAATGATGGCATTTATGAAAGAGAGAGGTCTAAATCCACTGAAGAATGTTCTTGTACCATTGGCGCAAGCACCATTGTTTATATCATTCTTTGTTGGTTTAAGAGGCATGGCAAACTGTCCAGTTGAAAGTATGATGCATGGAGGCTTGTGGTGGTTCACAGATTTAACAGTTCCCGATCAGTTTTTCTTGCTACCGATAATAACTAGTGCTACCTTATGGGCAACAATAGAACTTGGTGTAGATGGTGGACGTCTTGATGCTCAAAATATGCAGGTCATGAGATATGTTTTGCGAGCAATACCCTTAGTCATGTTACCTTTTACAATCAACTTCCCTGGAGCTATTCTTGTATACTGGTGCTCAACTAACTTTATATCATTACTTCAAGTTGGATTCTTAAAAGTACCAGCAGTGAgagattatttcaaaattccaAGACTAATAAAACACACACCAGACAATTTGCCAATCAAGAAAAAAGGATTCATTGAAGGTGCAAAAGATTCCTGGACgaatatgaaaatatcaaGAGATCTTGCGGATAGGCAGAGAATTGATGAAATGATATTTACTAAAGCAGGGAAGGGACCTTTACAGAAGACATATAAATATGACCCAACAAAATTatcaaacatacaaacaaaatcGAAATAG
- the LOC106718020 gene encoding alpha-tocopherol transfer protein — MADKTTEELSKILEHMRNWVNTQPHLPKDIEDWLLLRFAHSCYYDLEKAKVAADLFFTLRAESSNLLKDRDPQSTQMQKILSIINIGQLKLPGKKNIWIYQINDPGLDIYEYILDAKLFFTSTDAWLLENDDLEESDTVIMDVKDISLKFLTKFNVSIARKLSKYQEEAIPIRLKQVHIVNAPPFIDKIYGLMKPFLKKELTEMIYFHPPNSETLYKHVSRDELPADYGGTFPKMEDLNKSVVQLMMKHRERLNENLWVATDKKSKNKDKVQIETASFRSLAID; from the exons ATGGCTGACAAAACGACAGAAGAACTATCGAAAATACTAGAACATATGAGAAATTGGGTGAATACCCAACCACATTTGCCTAAAGATATAG AAGATTGGCTTCTACTTCGATTCGCACACAGCTGTTACTATGATCTGGAGAAGGCTAAGGTTGCTGCGGATTTGTTCTTCACTTTACGAGCAGAGAGTAGTAACTTGCTCAAAGACAGAGACCCTCAATCAACGCAGATGCAGAAAATATTAAGCATAAT aaacaTCGGTCAATTAAAGTTACCCGGCAAGAAAAACATTTggatttatcaaataaacgaCCCGGGACTAGACATATATGAATATATACTTGATGCCAAACTTTTCTTCACATCGACAGACGCTTGGTTGCTTGAGAACGATGATTTAGAAGAGTCTGACACTGTAATAATGGACGTGAAGgatatatctttgaaatttttgacaaaattcaACGTATCAATCGCGAGAAAATTATCAAAGTATCAAGAG GAAGCAATACCAATACGATTGAAACAAGTTCACATTGTCAACGCGCCACCGTTTATTGACAAAATCTACGGCCTCATGAAGCCATTCCTGAAGAAGGAATTAACTGaaatg aTTTATTTTCACCCGCCAAACTCGGAGACTTTATACAAACACGTGAGCAGAGACGAGTTGCCAGCTGATTACGGGGGAACATTCCCAAAAATGGAGGATCTCAATAAATCTGTTGTTCAACTCATGATGAAGCACAG GGAGCGTTTAAACGAAAATCTTTGGGTAGCAACCGACaagaaatcaaaaaataaagacaaagtTCAGATTGAAACTGCCTCATTCCGATCCCTTGCCATagattaa
- the LOC106718076 gene encoding U3 small nucleolar RNA-associated protein 15 homolog gives MAHVSYPFKKTNKSVYKKPASVLTEDNLYWKKLGQPVLVKEFGAIDYLDFSPVEPYYFAATCSVRIQIYDPITKTVSKNISKFLEAAYGGSFRNDGRLLIAGSEEAAVKLFDIQSKNVLRVFTGHTGPVHRTFFTKDQTKVISFSDDKSVCLWDIATEEKIKSFSEHADYIRAGAPSPVSPDLILSGGYDHMVKLYDCRTNEATLTVNHGSPVESTIFLPSGGLFVSAGGTEVKVWDIFNGGKLLANISQHHKTVTTLRLSSNASRLMSASLDRHVKIYDISTFKVVHNIDFPNAILSMAISDNDDVLAVGMIDGVISIRKREQPIKQKEENKGIYKFAPDHIQTSTTVDNVISKQKTEKGPEFEKFLRKMEFDKALSSVLKSYVASKFPEKTIALLQELLRRKVLNVAIDGLSEKDIGALLRFFKKYLGETRFTRTIIDTVNVFIDVFENQIKLFSEQNLWLYNSLKEEIMQEIDVCKRASELEGAISLLLSGAQVDSSRDMIENSDMLAPSSKAQKEIVIDV, from the exons ATGGCTCATGTTTCATATCCATTTAAGAAGACCAACAAATCTGTATATAAAAAACCGGCATCGGTTCTCACTGAGGATAACTTATATTGGAAGAAATTAGGA CAACCTGTGTTGGTGAAAGAATTTGGTGCAATAGATTACCTCGATTTCAGTCCTGTAGAACCGTATTATTTTGCTGCTACTTGCTCCGTGAGAATACAG ATTTACGATCCAATCACAAAAACTGTATCGAagaatatatcaaaatttttagAAGCAGCTTATGGTGGCTCCTTTAGGAATGATGGAAGACTTTTGATAGCAGGAAGTGAGGAGGCGGCTGTGAAGTTATTTGATATTCAGtccaaaaatgttttaagagTATTCACTGGTCATACTGGGcct GTCCATAGAACTTTTTTCACAAAAGATCAAACAAAAGTAATCAGTTTTTCTGATGATAAATCTGTATGTCTATGGGATATAGCCACTGAggagaaaattaaaagttttagtgAACATGCAGATTATATAAGAGCTGGTGCTCCAAGTCCAGTATCAcctgatttaattttatcaggTGGCTATGACCATATGGTAAAACTGTATGATTGTAGAACTAATGAAGCTACATTAACTGTCAATCATGGAAGTCCCGTTGAGTCAACTATTTTCCTACCATCTGGTGGCTTGTTTGTTAGTGCAGGTGGAACAGAAGTTAAAGTTTGGGATATATTCAACGGTGGAAAACTGCTAGCAAATATTTCACAGCACCACAAAACTGTAACAACATTAAGACTATCAAGTAATGCTAGTCGATTAATGTCTGCTTCCCTTGATAgacatgttaaaatatatgacataTCAACATTCAAAGTTGTTCATAATATAGACTTTCCTAATGCTATTCTTAGCATGGCAATATCTGACAATGATGATGTTTTGGCTGTGGGTATGATTGATGGAGTTATATCAATAAGAAAACGAGAACAACCTATAAAGCAAAAGGAAGAAAATAAaggtatatataaatttgCCCCAGATCACATTCAAACATCAACAACCGTAGATAATGTTATAAGTAAGCAAAAAACTGAGAAAGGACCGGAATTTGAAAAGTTTCTCAGAAAAATGGAATTTGATAAAGCTTTATCATCTGTCTTAAAATCTTATGTGGCAAGTAAATTTCCAGAAAAGACAATAGCACTTTTACAAGAATTGCTACGTAGAAAAGTTTTGAATGTTGCAATTGATGGTTTATCAGAGAAAGATATTGGAGCATTGCTAAGGTTCTTCAAAAAGTACCTCGGTGAAACGAGATTTACACGAACCATAATTGACACGGTAAATGTGTTTATTGATGTatttgaaaatcaaataaaacttttctcAGAACAGAATTTGTGGTTGTACAACTCACTCAAAGAAGAAATAATGCAAGAAATTGATGTGTGTAAAAGAGCAAGTGAATTGGAAGGTGCAATAAGTCTTCTTTTGTCAGGAGCTCAAGTTGACTCTTCCAGAGATATGATAGAAAATAGTGATATGCTTGCTCCATCATCTAAGGCACAAAAAGAAATAGTCATtgatgtataa